The Streptomyces sp. NBC_00459 DNA segment TTGCTCCTTGCGGGGGGTGGGCGTGGGGGTGGTCGATCGGAATCCGAAACAGGAAAGAAGGCCGGGTGATCAGGCGGCGAGCGCGGCCCGCCCGGCCCGGAAGACCGCGGCCTGGTGTGCGACGCGCGCGCCCAGGTGCTCCGCGGTGGCGAGGTCCGACCGGTGGACCGCTTCCGGGCCGGCATCGGTGGGGCTCTGGGCGCCGGCGCCCATGAAGAAGCCCAGCCGGTTGATGTCGTCCTCGCTGCCCTTGGTGGAATCCCAGCCCGGCATCAGACCCAAGCTGATCCAGTGCATGCCGTGCTGAGCGGCCAACGTGGCGTAATAGTTCAGGGTTGACGACTTGTCACCGCTCTTGGCGCCGGAGTTGGTGAAGCCCGCGGCAAGCTTGTCCGCCCAGGCGTGCGAGAACCAGCGCCTGCTGCTGGCCTCGGCGAACGCGTGGAACGCCGCGGAGGCGGTGCCCATGTACGTCGCGGCACCGAAGATGATCGCGTCAGCGGCGTCCAACTGCGCCCACTGCTCATCCGTGATGGTGTCCACGGAGATCACGACCACGTCGGCGCCGGCCCCCGCCGCGCCATGTGCCACGGCCTCGGCGACGACGGCCGTGTGGCCGTAGCCCGAGTGAAAGGCAACGGCGATCGTGGTGCGGCCGGAAGGGGACATGACGATCGGGCTCCTCAAATGTCTTTGTGCGGTGTGTGACCGAGCATTGCATCGGAAGAGCGCGCTGTGAGGGGTAAGAAATTTTCCCCTGTCTACCGCTCTCCCGGTATGTGAATCCGTCCGACGGCCGGAACCCGCAGAGTGGCCCGTCCCGCACCCGCGTGGCACGGCAGTTACAGTTTGCGTTCGCTGCTCGTCGGAGACTCGGTTTCTGTCCATACTCGGCTGAGGCGCTGAGGGCCACTAGAGGACGGCGAAGAACTCCACCATCTTGGGGATCGCCTGGTCCACGTATTCAGGCACGTCGTACATCGCAATATGTGTTGCGCCTTCGACGACGAACAACTCCTTCGGCCCCTTGGACAGCTCGTAGGCCTGGTCGCTGAATATCTTTGTGTCCGCCTTGCTCCCTGCAATGAGGAGCATCGGCTGGGTAAGAAGTTCCGGGATCTGGTCGAACGCCGAGAAGGCGAACATCTTGTCCATGCTGGTCAGCAGGAAACGGCCCTTCGAATTGGGATGCTCACCTCGCGGCGTCCTGTAGTAGTCGTACCCCTCGCGCAGGAGGTCCGGCGTGCTCTCGTTGATCTCCTCCAGCGTTTCTGGGACGAACGGGGCGTAGAGAGGTTTTGCTCCCCTTGCTTCCGCCGTGCGCTGCTGGGCGACCATCTCCAGCGTTCCGATCTGCTCGGCCACGGGGGACAGATGCCCCAGAAAGCCCCTGGAGCCTTCGCCCATCGGAGCTGCGCTGACCGTAGCCACTGCCTTGAAACGACGTTCTGTCTGAGCCACGTTGATCGCGTAGCCGCCGCCGGCGCAAATGCCGAAGACCCCCATGCGCTCGGAGTCGACGAACGGAAGTGTGGTGAGGAAGTCTGCTGCACAGCGCGCGTCTTCCACCCGGGTCGTCGGGTCCTCCAAGAGGCGGGGTTCGCCACCGCTCGCTCCCTGGTACGAGGAGTCGTAGACGACAGTGACGAATCCGTGTTCAGCGAGCCTCTTGGCGTAGTGGCCGATGGTCTGTTCCTTTACGCCTCCGGCCGGATGAATACCGACGAGTGCCGGATATTTCTTGTCTTCGCTGAAGTTTTCCGGCAGATGGAGATGTCCCGCAATCTCTACTGCCTTATTCCTGAACGAAACAGTTTCGACCATGGTGCGTGCCCCTTCTGTGTACTCGGGCCGCGCTCGGGCGGACCTCAGATCATGGTCTGCCGAAGCTCAGGGCATGTCTACACGTGATGGGGGGAGGAATCTTTCCCCTGGGTACAACTCGCTGGGTAGGTAATTGTTCCCGCGACCCCGTTCCGCTCTTGGTTCCTGTAAGGGCTCAGAACGATTTCGCTTAAGAGGTCCTAACAGAAGTTGTTGATCATGTGACTTTCGGCTTGGGTGGTCGTTGGTCTGGTCGTGGGGAAACGACAGTCGCGGCCATGGATCGTGTCGGATGAACTGTGGTCGCTCATCGAGCCCTTGCTGCCGGGACCGGGGCCGAAGTTGGTGGAGGGCCGCCCACGGGTCCTGGACCGGCAGGCGCTGTGCGGGATCCTGTTCGTGCTGCATACGGGCATCCAATGGGATTACCTGCCGCAGGAGTTGGGCTTCGGGTCGGGGATGACGTGCTGGTGGCGCCTGGCCGCGTGGAACGAGGCCGGCGTGTGGGAGGAACTGCAGCTGGTGCTGCTGACGAAGCTGCGGGCCGCGGGGAAGCTGGACTGGTCGCGGGCGGTGATCGACTCCTCCCATGTCAGGGCGGCGCGGCGCGGCCCAAAAGCGGGCCGAGCCCGGTCGATCTCGCACGGCCGGGCAGCAAGCACCACGTCCTCACCGACGGGCAGGGCATCCCGCTCGCGGTGTCCTTGGCCGGCGGCAACCGCAACGATGTCACGCAGTTGCTGCCGCTGCTGGACAAGGTTGTGGCCGTGGCCGGTGTCGTCGGCCGGCCCCGACACAGACCCGACGCGCTCCTCGCCGACCGCGGCTACGACCACGACAATTACCGCCGCCTGCTGTGGCAGCGCGGCATCCGCCCGGTCATCGCCGAACGAGGCGTTGAACACGGCTCCGGCCTGGGTATCTTCCGTTGGGTGGTAGAGGGCACGATCGCCTGGCTGCACGGCTTCCGCCGCCTGCGGATCCGCTGGGAACGACGCGACGACATCCACGAAGCCTTCCTCGGCCTCGCCAGCCACAGCGGGATCTTCTCAAGGCGAACCACGCCCTGACCGCTCACATGGCAAGCGCGGCATACCGCGTCGACGCGGCGCTCAGGTCGTATCGCGCTTCGCGGCCGACGGAGAGGGCGGTTGCTCGTCGCGGCTCTCCGAGGTGAAAGCGTCGCGGCGAGTGAGAGTCACCGACAGAGGCAGGCCCAGCCGCTCGGCTGCGCGGCGCCGGACACCCACCTGAGCTCGGGTCCGGGGACGGAAGGAGGGGAGACGCGAGCAGCCGCAGCCGGGGCGGTGATCGTAGGTCAGCCCCTCCGCGAGCACAGTCGCAACGACTGACCACGCCTTCGTGTCGCGTCGCCGGGGTGCAGCAAAGTCGTAGCCGGCGAAGACGAGCTGTTCACGACAGCCAGGACAGATGCGCTTCCGGATCGGCCATGTGCTGCCTTTGAAGGAGAGCCGGCACGCGATGCATACGTAGTGCCGGAAGGCGCCGTTGAACGCGTGGTAGCACATGGTCCGACAGGATACGCATCGTCCGCGGGCGAGC contains these protein-coding regions:
- a CDS encoding alpha/beta hydrolase, with protein sequence MVETVSFRNKAVEIAGHLHLPENFSEDKKYPALVGIHPAGGVKEQTIGHYAKRLAEHGFVTVVYDSSYQGASGGEPRLLEDPTTRVEDARCAADFLTTLPFVDSERMGVFGICAGGGYAINVAQTERRFKAVATVSAAPMGEGSRGFLGHLSPVAEQIGTLEMVAQQRTAEARGAKPLYAPFVPETLEEINESTPDLLREGYDYYRTPRGEHPNSKGRFLLTSMDKMFAFSAFDQIPELLTQPMLLIAGSKADTKIFSDQAYELSKGPKELFVVEGATHIAMYDVPEYVDQAIPKMVEFFAVL
- a CDS encoding flavodoxin family protein, with the translated sequence MSPSGRTTIAVAFHSGYGHTAVVAEAVAHGAAGAGADVVVISVDTITDEQWAQLDAADAIIFGAATYMGTASAAFHAFAEASSRRWFSHAWADKLAAGFTNSGAKSGDKSSTLNYYATLAAQHGMHWISLGLMPGWDSTKGSEDDINRLGFFMGAGAQSPTDAGPEAVHRSDLATAEHLGARVAHQAAVFRAGRAALAA
- a CDS encoding IS5 family transposase (programmed frameshift) yields the protein MVSDELWSLIEPLLPGPGPKLVEGRPRVLDRQALCGILFVLHTGIQWDYLPQELGFGSGMTCWWRLAAWNEAGVWEELQLVLLTKLRAAGKLDWSRAVIDSSHVRAARRGPKGGPSPVDLARPGSKHHVLTDGQGIPLAVSLAGGNRNDVTQLLPLLDKVVAVAGVVGRPRHRPDALLADRGYDHDNYRRLLWQRGIRPVIAERGVEHGSGLGIFRWVVEGTIAWLHGFRRLRIRWERRDDIHEAFLGLASHSGIFSRRTTP